In a genomic window of Sutcliffiella sp. FSL R7-0096:
- a CDS encoding phage holin — protein sequence MTEQRQIRPVSKGAWFRIVFLAFALLNQLLVVYGKSPLPFTEAQLEQLFSIIWTSVAAVIAWWKDNDWTEKARSRVK from the coding sequence ATGACAGAACAAAGACAAATCAGACCGGTTTCTAAAGGTGCATGGTTCCGAATAGTGTTTCTGGCATTTGCTCTTCTTAACCAATTGTTGGTCGTTTACGGGAAATCACCGTTACCTTTTACGGAAGCGCAGTTGGAGCAATTATTTAGTATAATCTGGACTTCTGTGGCGGCGGTTATTGCATGGTGGAAGGACAATGACTGGACAGAAAAAGCTAGAAGTAGGGTGAAGTAA
- a CDS encoding nucleoside hydrolase: MKILLFADPGIDDSLAIIYALLHPEIDLMGIVTGYGNVSVFDATRNAAYLLELAGRSDIPVIRGASQPLSGIHTTFYPEIHGPQGLGPIIPPEDFQADVSPFELMFEIIERNIEDIVIVDVGRQTTLAFAYNLRPELMEQVKEVYLMGGAFMVPGNVTDVAEANFWGDPIATSAILNKAKKVYITPLNVTNRAIVTRDIATFIFNHTSSPYKYLIPAVTNYYAAFYDQVLPGIDGSPVHDAFTLYYLINRDKTYTIKRDVRVAIVDGSRGQSIADLRMVYKEPELEHYIVMDFDYNHFIADFIRVNLADGSQLS; encoded by the coding sequence ATGAAGATATTACTTTTTGCAGATCCCGGAATTGACGACTCATTAGCAATTATCTATGCATTGCTTCATCCTGAAATAGATCTGATGGGAATTGTGACAGGGTATGGAAATGTCTCAGTGTTCGATGCAACAAGGAACGCTGCCTATCTATTGGAACTGGCAGGAAGGTCTGATATTCCGGTAATTAGGGGAGCTTCCCAACCCCTAAGTGGGATTCATACAACCTTTTACCCCGAGATTCACGGACCTCAGGGGCTGGGACCAATAATACCGCCAGAGGATTTTCAAGCTGATGTTAGTCCATTTGAGCTCATGTTTGAAATTATAGAGAGGAATATAGAAGACATTGTAATTGTGGATGTGGGGAGACAAACCACCCTTGCTTTCGCCTACAACCTCCGACCTGAACTTATGGAGCAGGTAAAGGAGGTGTACCTCATGGGGGGAGCATTCATGGTTCCCGGAAATGTGACAGATGTTGCGGAGGCGAACTTTTGGGGTGATCCCATTGCCACTTCGGCTATCTTGAACAAGGCGAAAAAGGTATACATTACCCCACTCAATGTAACAAATAGGGCCATAGTGACAAGGGATATTGCGACATTCATTTTTAATCATACGAGCAGCCCCTACAAATATTTGATTCCAGCCGTCACTAATTATTATGCTGCATTCTACGACCAGGTGCTGCCAGGTATAGATGGTTCGCCAGTGCATGATGCATTCACTCTTTACTATCTAATAAACAGGGATAAAACATATACAATCAAGAGAGATGTAAGGGTTGCGATTGTGGACGGAAGCAGAGGGCAAAGTATAGCAGATTTAAGGATGGTCTATAAAGAGCCTGAACTTGAACATTATATAGTGATGGATTTTGATTATAACCATTTTATTGCTGACTTTATAAGGGTTAACTTGGCAGACGGGAGCCAACTTTCTTAA
- a CDS encoding DUF421 domain-containing protein: MDLNWIWKAILITIIGTFLLRIAGRKSISQMTLAQVVIMIGIGSLLIQPLAGRSIWVTFGVGITLVVTLVLMEFLQLKSDIFEKLITGKAKILIENGNLNEKTLKKLRFTIDQLEMKLRQNSISSISDVKWATLEPNGQIGFELTEQAKPITKKDWNLLYQEIQLLKIMIDPTIKPSRINNEKEGNLFTEVKNGKHELK, translated from the coding sequence ATGGATTTAAATTGGATTTGGAAAGCTATTTTGATAACAATCATTGGCACATTCTTATTAAGGATTGCAGGTAGAAAATCCATATCCCAAATGACTTTGGCCCAAGTGGTAATTATGATTGGTATAGGTTCCTTGTTAATTCAACCTTTAGCAGGAAGGAGTATTTGGGTGACATTCGGGGTGGGGATCACACTTGTGGTAACACTTGTGTTGATGGAGTTCTTGCAACTAAAATCAGACATTTTTGAGAAGTTGATTACTGGTAAGGCGAAAATACTGATAGAAAATGGAAACCTAAATGAAAAAACTTTGAAAAAATTAAGGTTTACCATTGATCAATTGGAGATGAAACTTAGACAAAATAGTATTTCTAGTATAAGTGATGTAAAGTGGGCCACACTCGAACCGAACGGACAAATAGGGTTTGAATTAACAGAACAAGCAAAGCCGATAACAAAGAAGGATTGGAATCTCCTCTATCAGGAAATCCAGCTCTTAAAAATAATGATTGACCCCACAATCAAACCAAGTCGAATAAATAATGAGAAAGAGGGAAATTTATTTACCGAAGTGAAAAATGGAAAACATGAACTTAAATAA
- the lexA gene encoding transcriptional repressor LexA, with product MKLSKRQQDILDYIKKEVQAKGYPPSVREIGEAVGLASSSTVHGHLARLESKGLIRRDPTKPRAIEIMEDELVPKISAVNVPIIGKVTAGQPITAIENVEDYFPLPDRYVAPDEQVFMLEVMGDSMIEAGILDGDYVIVRQQQSANNGDIVVAMTEEDEATVKRFFKEKDYIRLQPENSTLEPIIVRNVSILGKVIGVYRNIH from the coding sequence ATGAAACTATCAAAAAGGCAACAGGACATATTGGATTACATAAAAAAAGAAGTCCAAGCAAAGGGATATCCACCATCCGTCCGTGAGATTGGTGAAGCGGTTGGACTTGCTTCCAGTTCCACTGTTCACGGTCATCTTGCACGACTTGAAAGCAAAGGGCTCATTCGCCGGGACCCAACGAAACCAAGAGCCATTGAAATTATGGAAGATGAACTTGTACCGAAGATTTCTGCAGTCAATGTACCAATCATCGGTAAAGTAACTGCCGGACAACCGATTACAGCCATTGAGAATGTGGAAGACTACTTCCCACTTCCTGACCGCTATGTTGCACCTGACGAGCAGGTTTTCATGCTTGAGGTTATGGGAGACAGTATGATAGAAGCAGGGATCCTTGATGGGGACTACGTTATTGTTCGCCAACAACAGTCCGCTAACAATGGGGACATCGTAGTGGCAATGACCGAAGAGGATGAAGCTACCGTTAAACGTTTCTTTAAAGAAAAAGATTATATCCGATTACAACCTGAAAACTCCACATTAGAACCAATCATTGTTCGCAATGTGAGTATTCTTGGTAAAGTGATTGGTGTGTACCGTAATATCCATTAA
- a CDS encoding recombinase family protein, giving the protein MKGIIYCRVSTKKDTQETSLTRQREELVSLAANRGIEVIQVVEEQASGYDLDREGVFQIIELISSEHVDVLLIQDETRLGRGNAKIAFLHWLRKHEIKIFSITDNGELRLSDSDSMVMDIVAIVEEYQRKLHNLKIKRGMQRAVKSGYDPTKNLTNLHMSPGRDKIDVPIEEIVRLRKNKLTFHEIAATLRGLGYDVSKATVNRRYREYIEESDTGLLVKKEPL; this is encoded by the coding sequence ATGAAGGGAATCATATATTGCCGTGTGAGTACCAAAAAAGACACACAAGAAACTTCGCTAACCCGTCAAAGGGAAGAATTAGTATCTTTAGCGGCAAATCGAGGTATTGAAGTTATCCAAGTAGTGGAAGAACAAGCGAGCGGCTATGACTTGGATCGTGAAGGGGTTTTCCAAATAATCGAGCTTATTTCAAGTGAGCATGTTGATGTGCTGCTAATTCAGGATGAAACAAGGCTTGGCAGAGGAAATGCCAAAATCGCATTTTTACATTGGTTGCGGAAACATGAAATAAAGATATTTTCAATAACAGATAATGGAGAATTGAGATTATCTGATTCTGATTCAATGGTGATGGATATTGTGGCCATTGTAGAGGAATACCAAAGAAAGTTACATAATTTAAAAATAAAACGGGGCATGCAACGGGCAGTTAAAAGTGGATATGATCCTACCAAAAACCTCACAAACCTACACATGAGCCCTGGAAGGGATAAAATTGATGTGCCTATAGAAGAGATTGTGAGGCTACGAAAAAACAAGCTGACTTTTCATGAAATCGCTGCCACTTTAAGAGGCCTTGGGTATGATGTGTCTAAGGCGACTGTAAACAGACGGTATCGGGAATATATAGAAGAGAGCGACACCGGTTTGCTTGTAAAAAAAGAACCGCTCTAG
- a CDS encoding DUF896 domain-containing protein yields the protein MLSKEKIARINALSKKAKSEGLTKEETAEQQKLRQEYIKTFRASMENTLQGVTVVDPEGNDVTPEKLKETKKNLKH from the coding sequence ATGCTATCAAAAGAAAAAATCGCAAGAATTAACGCACTCTCCAAAAAGGCCAAAAGCGAAGGTCTTACGAAGGAAGAAACAGCAGAACAACAAAAGCTTCGTCAGGAATATATCAAGACGTTCCGTGCTTCCATGGAAAATACTCTCCAGGGGGTAACGGTTGTGGATCCGGAAGGAAATGATGTCACGCCTGAAAAATTGAAAGAAACAAAAAAGAATTTAAAGCATTAA
- the tkt gene encoding transketolase translates to MTQQIDQLSINTIRTLSIDAIEKANSGHPGMPMGAAPMGYSLWTKFMNHNPKNPNWFNRDRFVLSAGHGSMLLYSLLHLGGYDVSMEDLKEFRQWGSKTPGHPEVGHTPGVDATTGPLGQGIAMGVGMAMAERHLAATYNKEGMELVNHFTYSICGDGDLMEGVSGEAASLASHLKLGRFIVLYDSNDISLDGDLDRSFSESIEMRFKGYGWQYIRVEDGNNLEEISAAVEEAQSDLSRPTMIEVKTTIGYGSPNRSGKSDVHGAPLGSDELKLTKEAYKWTFENDFHVPEEVYTHFRETVAEKGAKAEAEWNELFDAYKAKYPELGKQLDAAMKGELPEGWDSEIPVYEEGKSLASRASSGEVLNAIAKQVPYFFGGSADLAGSNKTNIKNEADFTAEDYSGRNIWFGVREFGMGAAMNGMALHGGLKVYGGTFFVFSDYLRPAIRLAALQQLPVTYVFTHDSIAVGEDGPTHEPIEQLPSLRAMPNLSVIRPADGNETAAAWKVALESEKTPTALVLTRQNLPTIKGTDETALEGVRKGAYVISKAGKDIADALILATGSEVGLAIEAQKALQQDGIHVSVVSMPSWDRFEQQSQEYKNSVLPKDVKKRLGIEMATPLGWERYTGDEGDILAINGFGASAPGERIMKEYGFTTENVVARVKALLDK, encoded by the coding sequence ATGACACAACAAATAGATCAACTTTCCATTAACACAATTCGTACACTATCTATCGATGCAATTGAAAAAGCAAATTCCGGCCATCCAGGTATGCCTATGGGCGCTGCGCCAATGGGATACTCTTTATGGACAAAGTTCATGAATCACAATCCAAAGAATCCAAATTGGTTCAATAGAGACCGTTTTGTACTATCTGCGGGTCATGGTTCCATGCTGCTTTATAGCCTTTTGCATCTAGGCGGATACGATGTATCCATGGAGGACTTGAAAGAATTCCGTCAGTGGGGAAGCAAAACTCCCGGTCATCCTGAAGTTGGACATACTCCTGGGGTAGACGCCACAACTGGTCCTCTTGGACAAGGTATTGCAATGGGTGTTGGCATGGCAATGGCAGAGCGCCACCTTGCAGCTACATATAACAAAGAAGGCATGGAATTGGTAAATCACTTTACATATAGCATTTGTGGAGATGGTGATTTAATGGAGGGTGTTTCCGGAGAAGCAGCTTCCCTGGCATCCCATCTCAAATTGGGCCGATTCATTGTCCTTTATGATTCCAATGATATTTCACTTGATGGTGATTTAGATCGTTCCTTCTCTGAAAGCATTGAAATGCGTTTTAAAGGATATGGCTGGCAGTATATCCGCGTGGAGGATGGAAACAACTTAGAGGAAATCTCAGCGGCAGTGGAAGAAGCACAGAGTGATCTGTCTCGCCCAACAATGATCGAAGTGAAAACAACTATCGGTTATGGTTCACCAAATCGTTCAGGTAAATCTGATGTTCATGGTGCTCCACTTGGATCAGATGAGTTGAAATTGACGAAAGAAGCATACAAATGGACTTTCGAGAACGACTTCCATGTTCCAGAAGAAGTATATACACATTTCCGTGAAACAGTAGCTGAAAAAGGTGCTAAAGCGGAAGCGGAATGGAATGAGCTGTTTGATGCGTATAAAGCTAAGTATCCTGAGCTTGGAAAACAACTAGACGCAGCGATGAAAGGTGAGCTTCCTGAAGGTTGGGATTCTGAAATTCCAGTTTATGAAGAAGGAAAAAGCCTGGCTTCCCGCGCATCTTCTGGAGAAGTTCTAAATGCCATTGCAAAACAAGTACCTTACTTCTTTGGTGGATCGGCTGACTTGGCTGGATCAAATAAAACAAATATTAAAAATGAAGCAGATTTTACTGCTGAAGATTACAGTGGCCGCAATATCTGGTTTGGTGTACGTGAATTTGGAATGGGTGCAGCCATGAACGGTATGGCGCTACACGGTGGTTTGAAAGTGTATGGAGGTACATTCTTTGTATTCTCTGATTATCTGCGTCCTGCTATTCGATTGGCAGCTCTTCAACAACTGCCTGTCACATATGTGTTCACACATGACTCCATTGCTGTTGGAGAAGATGGACCTACCCATGAGCCAATCGAACAGCTTCCATCATTACGTGCAATGCCTAACCTAAGTGTCATTCGTCCTGCAGATGGAAACGAGACGGCAGCTGCATGGAAAGTTGCACTGGAATCCGAGAAAACACCGACGGCTCTTGTGTTGACTCGTCAAAACCTTCCAACGATCAAAGGAACGGATGAGACAGCTCTAGAAGGCGTACGTAAAGGTGCATATGTCATCTCCAAAGCTGGGAAAGACATAGCGGATGCCCTTATCCTTGCAACTGGATCCGAGGTTGGTCTTGCTATTGAAGCGCAAAAAGCATTACAGCAAGATGGCATTCATGTTTCTGTTGTCAGCATGCCGTCATGGGATCGCTTTGAGCAGCAATCTCAAGAATACAAAAACTCTGTATTACCTAAAGACGTAAAAAAACGTCTGGGTATTGAAATGGCAACTCCACTTGGGTGGGAACGCTATACTGGAGACGAAGGGGATATCCTAGCTATCAACGGATTTGGAGCTTCAGCACCTGGTGAGCGCATTATGAAAGAATACGGATTTACTACTGAAAATGTAGTTGCTAGAGTGAAAGCACTACTTGATAAATAA
- the sirA gene encoding sporulation inhibitor of replication protein SirA has product MRQYMIYLIEEEVAKHYSGNELKLFQLFQQYEQEEPLHSIIKQQVDYVTIPIPTFPLQQSLEHALKNSAGYKRVAYQHQIEKVDSTAKLSIFEKYLKLSSTGSFEAEAIFFEIIRKQAPYFLAIDTSSNRYGWLQPIKQRKFV; this is encoded by the coding sequence TTGCGTCAATACATGATCTATTTAATAGAGGAAGAAGTAGCCAAGCATTATTCCGGTAATGAATTAAAGCTTTTTCAACTCTTTCAACAATACGAACAAGAGGAACCACTTCATTCTATAATCAAACAACAAGTGGATTATGTCACCATCCCAATTCCCACCTTCCCGCTTCAACAGTCTTTGGAACATGCACTCAAAAACAGCGCTGGCTACAAACGAGTGGCCTATCAGCATCAAATAGAAAAAGTTGACTCAACTGCAAAGCTTTCCATCTTTGAAAAGTATTTAAAGCTCTCCTCCACAGGTTCTTTTGAAGCAGAAGCCATTTTCTTTGAAATCATCAGGAAACAGGCACCATACTTCCTTGCAATTGACACCAGCTCCAATCGTTATGGTTGGTTGCAACCAATCAAACAAAGAAAATTTGTTTGA
- a CDS encoding YneF family protein: MATWIWILFVVLALIAGVALGFFIARKYMMTYLKKNPPINEQMLRVMMMQMGMKPSQKKINQMMSAMNKQMK; the protein is encoded by the coding sequence ATGGCAACATGGATTTGGATTCTTTTTGTAGTTCTAGCACTAATTGCTGGGGTTGCACTAGGATTTTTCATCGCTCGTAAGTACATGATGACTTACTTAAAGAAAAATCCACCAATTAATGAGCAAATGCTTCGCGTGATGATGATGCAAATGGGAATGAAACCATCCCAAAAGAAAATTAATCAAATGATGTCTGCGATGAATAAGCAAATGAAATAA
- a CDS encoding ABC transporter transmembrane domain-containing protein, giving the protein MSIFKDLWWFFKQERKSYLPGVLLLAIVAFLELIPPRIVGMTVDHIVDGTLTRETIVTLMLVLLGTAIIVYILRYMWRILIFGPAVRLARLLRNNLYEHFTKMSASFYQRRRVGDLMAHSTNDLQAIQQTAGAGVLTLVDSLMTGGFVLIAMAATISWKLTLICLIPLPFMALATNYYGSLLHKTFHKAQAAFSSLNDKVQESVNGIKVVKTFGQAKEEIEEFEKQAEDVVKKNVTVAKIDSLFDPTIGLIIGISFFLAIAFGSRYVMMGEMTIGELIAFTTYLGLLIWPMLAFGWLFNIVERGRASYDRVSALMREEVDIMNANDASETVPTGDIQYNVQAFTYPTKEEALLEDIHFHLKQGETLGIVGKTGSGKTTLLKMLIREYDGIQGNIFVGSNPITKYSLEALRKAIGYVPQDHFLFSATIADNIAFAVPEASFEEIIQAAKLANIHEDIIQFTDGYQTMVGERGVSLSGGQKQRLSIARALLMDPEILILDDSLSAVDAKTEESILHALKENRQGKTTIITSHRLSAIQHAQTIIVLENGHIVQKGAHGQLMEEEGWYREMYHRQALESLVEHGG; this is encoded by the coding sequence ATGAGTATTTTTAAAGACCTTTGGTGGTTTTTTAAACAGGAGCGCAAGTCATATTTACCAGGAGTGCTTCTACTTGCAATAGTCGCATTTCTTGAGCTTATTCCACCCAGAATAGTGGGAATGACGGTTGACCATATTGTGGATGGGACGCTAACCAGAGAGACCATTGTAACATTGATGTTGGTACTCCTTGGTACTGCCATTATCGTCTATATTTTACGCTATATGTGGAGGATCTTGATTTTTGGTCCGGCAGTGAGGCTAGCCAGATTACTCCGCAATAATTTGTATGAGCATTTTACGAAAATGTCCGCAAGTTTCTATCAGCGTCGACGTGTTGGTGACTTGATGGCTCATTCCACCAATGACCTTCAAGCGATCCAACAGACTGCGGGTGCAGGAGTTTTAACACTTGTTGATTCATTAATGACGGGTGGATTCGTTTTAATCGCCATGGCAGCTACAATAAGCTGGAAGCTGACGTTGATATGCCTCATTCCACTTCCTTTCATGGCTCTGGCAACAAATTACTACGGGTCTTTGTTGCACAAAACGTTTCATAAAGCCCAGGCTGCCTTTTCATCGTTAAATGATAAGGTACAGGAAAGTGTGAATGGAATTAAAGTGGTAAAAACTTTCGGGCAAGCAAAAGAGGAAATTGAAGAATTTGAAAAACAAGCAGAAGATGTAGTGAAAAAGAATGTGACGGTAGCTAAAATAGATTCTCTATTTGACCCTACTATCGGGTTGATCATCGGTATTTCCTTCTTTCTTGCCATCGCTTTTGGTTCGAGATATGTCATGATGGGGGAAATGACAATCGGGGAATTGATTGCATTCACTACCTATCTTGGCCTCTTGATCTGGCCGATGCTTGCATTTGGCTGGCTTTTCAATATCGTGGAACGAGGTAGGGCCTCTTATGATCGTGTCTCCGCCCTAATGCGAGAAGAAGTGGATATCATGAATGCTAACGACGCAAGTGAAACAGTCCCTACTGGAGATATTCAATATAATGTTCAAGCCTTTACCTATCCTACAAAAGAGGAAGCCCTTCTTGAAGATATTCATTTTCATTTAAAACAAGGAGAAACATTAGGGATTGTTGGAAAGACTGGTAGCGGTAAAACCACACTGCTGAAAATGCTGATCAGGGAGTATGATGGTATCCAAGGTAATATCTTTGTTGGCTCCAATCCTATAACTAAATATTCCTTGGAAGCGTTAAGAAAAGCAATTGGTTATGTGCCACAAGATCATTTCCTGTTCTCAGCCACAATCGCAGATAACATCGCTTTTGCGGTACCGGAAGCATCGTTTGAAGAGATTATTCAGGCAGCCAAATTGGCAAATATTCATGAGGATATCATCCAATTCACAGACGGTTATCAGACGATGGTGGGGGAGCGCGGTGTTTCCTTATCTGGTGGACAAAAGCAACGTTTGTCCATAGCCAGGGCACTGCTGATGGATCCGGAGATTTTAATTCTCGATGATTCTTTATCTGCAGTGGATGCCAAAACGGAGGAGAGCATCCTGCATGCTTTAAAGGAAAATCGACAGGGCAAGACAACGATTATTACCTCTCATCGTTTAAGTGCCATTCAACATGCACAAACAATCATCGTATTAGAAAATGGCCATATTGTGCAGAAGGGTGCGCATGGACAACTAATGGAAGAAGAAGGATGGTACAGGGAAATGTATCATCGACAAGCATTAGAGTCCCTTGTGGAGCATGGGGGTTAG
- a CDS encoding ABC transporter transmembrane domain-containing protein: MNNQTITAKEQRQVLKRLLGYAKPHTKQFIFAFSLLVLATIGEIVGPLIIKVFIDDYLTPQVMENGPIVTLASLYIGILIAKVIITYFQLLKFQEISLKIIQELRIDIFAKVQTLGLKFFDKTPGGSIVSRVTNDTEAIKDMFVSVISTFVQNGVFLIGIFIAMFLLNVQLAIFCLLIIPIIFAIMATYRHFSSRFYADMRERLSQLNAKLNESLQGMAIIQVFRQERRLRKEFADINEAHYQAGVKNIKLDGLLLRPAIDFVYVLSLILVLSYFGISSIGNVIEIGVLYAFVNYLGRFFEPVNQMMMRLSMYQQAIVSASRVFHLLDEKELAPTAEKSLSSPAITAGEIEFKNVTFSYDGKRDVLKDISFTAKPGETVALVGHTGSGKSSIINLLMRFYQIEKGEVLIDGFPLKYFDDQELRKKMGLVLQDPFLFYGTISHNIRLHDPTISNDEIIAAAEFVQADSFIENLPEQYEQLVVERGATFSSGQRQLVAFARTIATKPKILVLDEATANIDTETEEAIQTALEKMRKGRTTIAIAHRLSTIQDADQILVLHQGEIVERGTHQELLNQEGLYYKMFLLQNGHPDKVEDAVIHP; this comes from the coding sequence ATGAACAATCAGACAATAACGGCAAAAGAACAAAGGCAGGTCCTTAAGAGACTTTTAGGATATGCCAAACCACATACCAAACAATTTATTTTTGCATTCAGTTTACTCGTCCTCGCCACCATTGGGGAAATAGTAGGTCCCTTGATCATCAAGGTGTTCATTGATGATTATTTAACACCTCAAGTGATGGAAAATGGCCCGATTGTTACACTTGCATCTTTATATATTGGAATTTTAATTGCAAAAGTGATCATAACTTATTTTCAACTTTTGAAATTCCAAGAAATATCATTGAAAATTATACAAGAACTCAGGATAGACATTTTCGCAAAGGTACAGACTCTCGGGTTGAAATTTTTTGATAAAACTCCTGGAGGAAGTATTGTTTCAAGGGTTACCAATGATACCGAAGCGATCAAGGATATGTTTGTGAGTGTCATTTCAACATTTGTTCAAAATGGCGTGTTTCTAATCGGAATATTTATTGCTATGTTCTTGTTGAATGTACAATTGGCCATTTTCTGTTTGCTAATCATCCCCATCATTTTCGCAATCATGGCAACTTACCGCCATTTCAGTTCCAGGTTTTATGCGGATATGCGAGAAAGACTCAGTCAACTTAACGCCAAGCTGAATGAATCTTTGCAAGGGATGGCTATCATTCAAGTATTCCGACAAGAAAGAAGGCTTCGGAAGGAGTTCGCGGATATCAATGAGGCACACTATCAGGCTGGTGTGAAGAATATCAAGCTTGACGGGCTTCTGTTGCGTCCGGCCATCGATTTTGTTTATGTATTATCTTTAATATTAGTGTTGAGTTATTTTGGTATTTCCTCTATAGGGAATGTCATCGAAATTGGAGTACTCTATGCGTTCGTTAATTACTTAGGTAGATTCTTTGAGCCAGTGAATCAAATGATGATGAGGCTTTCCATGTACCAACAGGCCATCGTTTCCGCATCAAGGGTATTTCATCTTCTGGATGAAAAAGAGCTTGCCCCAACAGCAGAAAAATCGCTAAGTTCTCCGGCTATCACAGCTGGTGAGATAGAATTTAAGAATGTGACTTTCTCATACGATGGCAAGCGTGATGTATTAAAAGATATATCTTTCACAGCGAAGCCTGGGGAAACAGTAGCGTTGGTTGGTCACACCGGTAGCGGGAAGAGTTCCATTATCAACCTTTTAATGAGATTCTACCAAATAGAAAAAGGAGAAGTCCTTATTGATGGATTTCCACTAAAGTACTTTGATGATCAGGAGCTTCGTAAAAAGATGGGGCTTGTTCTGCAGGATCCATTTCTTTTTTATGGTACAATCAGCCATAACATCCGGCTTCATGATCCCACCATTTCAAATGATGAAATTATAGCAGCGGCAGAATTCGTGCAGGCAGACTCGTTTATTGAAAACCTGCCAGAACAATATGAACAGCTGGTAGTGGAAAGAGGGGCAACTTTCTCAAGTGGTCAAAGGCAGTTGGTTGCTTTTGCAAGGACCATTGCAACCAAACCTAAGATTCTAGTATTAGATGAGGCCACCGCAAACATAGATACAGAAACAGAAGAAGCAATCCAGACGGCACTTGAGAAAATGAGGAAAGGGCGAACGACGATAGCGATTGCTCATCGACTTTCTACCATACAAGATGCCGATCAAATTCTGGTCCTTCACCAAGGAGAGATTGTGGAGAGAGGAACACATCAGGAATTATTGAATCAAGAAGGTTTATACTACAAGATGTTTCTTCTCCAAAACGGCCATCCTGATAAAGTGGAGGATGCGGTCATTCACCCTTGA
- a CDS encoding aspartyl-phosphate phosphatase Spo0E family protein — MATKQELLNLIEKKRTELIDIVAKYGMSSSKTLKLSQELDTLLNKYNHIIVPK; from the coding sequence TTGGCTACTAAACAAGAACTATTAAATCTAATTGAAAAAAAGCGAACGGAACTCATTGACATTGTGGCAAAATACGGAATGTCTTCTTCTAAAACGCTAAAGCTCAGCCAGGAATTGGACACGCTTCTAAACAAGTATAACCATATAATTGTCCCCAAATAA
- a CDS encoding cytochrome c biogenesis protein CcdA, whose amino-acid sequence MSADVTLFLAFGAGFLSFISPCTLPIYPAFLSYITGVSVGELKDEKGMLRSRSILHTVFFLLGFSIIFIWLGFSASFLGQFFVQYNDLIRQIGAILIIFFGLVILGVFQPKFLMTDKKLSFKNRPTGYIGTVLIGMAFAAGWTPCTGPILVSVMALAAANPGSGVLYMTAYVLGFAIPFFILSFFIGKLSWIRRNHVLIMKVGGYTMIFMGILLFFDWLTKIIVWLTAITGGFTGF is encoded by the coding sequence ATGTCTGCAGATGTTACGCTTTTTTTGGCGTTTGGGGCGGGTTTTTTATCGTTCATCTCCCCTTGTACGCTACCAATTTACCCTGCTTTTCTCTCCTATATAACAGGTGTGTCGGTAGGAGAATTGAAAGACGAAAAGGGTATGTTGCGTAGCAGGAGTATTTTACATACAGTGTTCTTCTTATTGGGCTTTTCCATCATCTTTATCTGGTTAGGATTCAGTGCATCATTCTTGGGGCAATTCTTTGTCCAGTACAATGATTTAATCCGCCAGATTGGAGCCATCCTGATCATCTTTTTTGGACTTGTCATACTTGGGGTATTTCAGCCTAAATTCCTGATGACAGATAAAAAGCTCTCCTTTAAGAATAGACCTACCGGGTACATTGGTACAGTATTGATAGGTATGGCTTTTGCCGCAGGATGGACACCTTGTACAGGTCCGATTCTTGTGTCTGTCATGGCTTTGGCAGCAGCAAATCCAGGATCCGGTGTATTATACATGACTGCTTATGTATTGGGATTTGCAATTCCGTTCTTCATCCTCTCTTTCTTTATTGGAAAATTGTCCTGGATCAGGCGCAATCATGTCTTAATCATGAAAGTCGGAGGATATACCATGATTTTCATGGGTATTCTGTTATTCTTTGATTGGTTGACCAAAATAATAGTGTGGCTGACGGCAATTACCGGAGGATTTACAGGATTTTAA